A single window of Nasonia vitripennis strain AsymCx chromosome 4, Nvit_psr_1.1, whole genome shotgun sequence DNA harbors:
- the LOC116417277 gene encoding uncharacterized protein LOC116417277, translating to MVTLPRDWAMMSLDDKLASVFNLVGTVRSTTDILVTKVDALAVKVDDQGKRIELLEFENDSLRSEVASLKERYSRGTAKPELKVVGIPASCQLPPSQITEHLFVKLGLTPADLNDIFDLGNYNIGRDQGRPKILATNRFSHSYSSIVLAGDLNSNLLVDDYYSSNLKRLVFEQSMHIVPFGATHHCENSHSWLDTFIVDSLDRVITFEKSLAPFINGHDSLFIEYEFDTPKKRDLEIVSRDFRKFSPKQFASELLASLTIPEAAHADVNEALDLFQSTSVKLFDLYAPFTTRKVLKQPSPWITKNIKDKCKKRDHEFKRAVRSGDSRVFRHYRKLDSNVKSEIKEARDSYIIQNCSDVSKTWSILRKFGLVGNVLKSPLHFFSKDELIDYYSSVTTIHPPCSIDTLRVITDSVDLEVGKFELSLLQPLEVYQAMLKCLSKSKSRSCDGLSLTYFETVLADITPFLTDLFNRSITSGIYPELWKKSQIVPLSKVASPKSTTETRPVANLAHFAKVFDSLITQQTIAYLENESIISPRQSGFRADHSTETALLRIVEDIRRGADRGLMTLLLLFDFRRAFDSINHVLLLQTMRDINLSANAITWFHSYITGHSQAVVDLDGTTSAFKMNTSGVPQGSSPGPIIFLIFINLITLVLRHCNSTCMLFADDLQIYIQCHPSDFESTVCKLNEDANAVVSWSRDKGLMLNIAKTKAILLGSVQHHMRLKKDLIPPIVVDGCVIPLSDTVKNLGVYFSTTLTWNAHISQLS from the exons ATGGTTACATTGCCACGTGACTGGGCTATGATGTCGCTTGATGATAAACTAGCATCAGTCTTCAATCTCGTTGGCACGGTCCGCTCGACTACTGACATCCTCGTTACCAAAGTTGATGCCCTGGCTGTTAAGGTTGATGATCAGGGTAAACGCATTGAATTACTAGAATTCGAGAACGATTCTCTGCGATCTGAGGTAGCTAGCTTGAAGGAACGGTACTCTCGAGGCACAGCGAAGCCTGAACTTAAGGTAGTCGGTATACCGGCATCATGTCAACTGCCACCTTCTCAGATCACCGAACACTTGTTCGTTAAGCTAGGTCTGACTCCAGCGGATCTCAACGATATTTTTGATTTAGGGAACTACAACATAGGCAGGGATCAGGGTCGTCCCAAAATACTGGCCACAAATC GATTCTCTCACTCGTACAGTAGTATTGTATTAGCAGGTGACTTGAACTCCAATCTGCTTGTTGACGATTACTATAGCTCTAACCTAAAACGGCTGGTTTTTGAGCAGTCCATGCACATTGTTCCCTTTGGCGCAACGCATCACTGTGAGAACTCACACTCTTGGCTTGACACTTTTATTGTGGATTCACTTGATAGGGTGATCacatttgaaaaatctctTGCCCCGTTTATTAACGGTCATGACTCTCTTTTTATTGAGTATGAGTTTGACACTCCTAAAAAGCGTGATTTGGAAATTGTCTCAAGAGATTTTCGGAAATTTTCTCCAAAGCAATTCGCAAGCGAATTGCTGGCTAGCCTTACAATTCCCGAGGCTGCTCATGCTGATGTGAATGAGGCTTTGGATCTCTTCCAATCTACATCAGTAAAGCTATTTGACTTATACGCACCGTTCACCACTCGTAAAGTGCTTAAACAGCCATCACCGTGGATCACCAAGAACATAAAAGATAAATGTAAGAAACGTGATCATGAATTTAAGCGGGCAGTACGTTCGGGAGACAGCCGTGTGTTTCGACACTACAGAAAATTAGACAGTAATGTGAAGAGTGAAATTAAAGAGGCTAGGGATTCTTACATCATTCAAAACTGCTCAGACGTATCTAAAACTTGGAGCATATTGCGTAAATTTGGCCTGGTTGGTAATGTTCTCAAATCTCCACTTCACTTCTTCTCGAAGGATGAGTTAATTGATTATTACTCTTCGGTCACCACTATCCATCCCCCATGTTCTATTGATACACTCAGGGTTATTACTGATTCCGTCGACTTGGAGGTGGGTAAGTTTGAACTCTCCTTACTTCAACCTCTTGAAGTCTATCAGGCAATGCTAAAATGCCTTTCTAAGTCAAAAAGCCGCAGCTGTGATGGTCTTTCCTTGACTTATTTTGAAACAGTTCTAGCTGATATAACTCCATTTCTTACTGATTTATTTAATCGATCAATCACATCAGGTATCTATCCAGAGCTATGGAAAAAGTCACAAATTGTGCCCTTAAGTAAAGTCGCAAGCCCGAAATCGACTACTGAAACAAGACCCGTAGCGAATCTGGCCCATTTTGCTAAAGTCTTCGACTCACTAATAACACAACAGACTATCGCATATCTTGAAAATGAGTCTATTATCTCCCCTCGCCAATCCGGCTTTAGAGCAGACCACAGTACTGAAACAGCTTTGCTGAGGATTGTTGAAGACATTCGACGAGGAGCCGATCGAGGATTGATGACCTTGCTGTTGCTTTTCGATTTCAGACGTGCCTTTGATTCCATAAATCACGTACTACTATTACAAACAATGCGTGATATAAATTTATCAGCTAATGCTATAACGTGGTTTCATTCATACATAACTGGTCATTCCCAAGCAGTAGTTGATTTAGATGGCACAACTTCGGCTTTTAAAATGAATACCTCTGGTGTTCCTCAAGGGTCGTCTCCTGGGCCTataatatttcttatttttataaatcttaTCACCTTAGTTTTACGCCACTGTAATTCAACGTGTATGCTTTTTGCGGACGATCTACAAATTTACATCCAGTGCCACCCTTCTGACTTCGAGTCGACAGTTTGTAAGTTGAACGAAGATGCGAACGCTGTTGTCTCTTGGTCGAGAGACAAGGGACTGATGCTTAACATCGCTAAGACAAAAGCAATCTTGTTAGGTTCGGTACAACATCACATGCGATTGAAGAAGGATCTGATTCCACCTATTGTGGTTGACGGTTGTGTGATACCTTTGTCTGATACAGTCAAAAACTTAGGCGTTTACTTCTCAACTACTCTCACATGGAATGCGCATATTAGTCAG CTCAGCTAG